The following are encoded together in the Leguminivora glycinivorella isolate SPB_JAAS2020 chromosome 18, LegGlyc_1.1, whole genome shotgun sequence genome:
- the LOC125236024 gene encoding protein argonaute 3-like → MPKTYESVVTALETIGDLKLNIVKDRLLAEEEKQKKYYNKYPDNRGQSTSFNCFVCGKPGHKKYQCRGNGRGNIQGHRGYQGQRDYHGQGQRNYQGQEHRGYQEQGHGSGSWNRGRSFNRGQGGYNGPNRGTGYNQGRGHSSTGRPGQSTNFVEDESAAFYCGNI, encoded by the exons ATGCCAAAGACATATGAATCTGTAGTGACAGCGTTAGAAACAATAGGggatttgaaattaaatatagTGAAAGACCGACTTTTAGCAGAAGAAGAAAAACAGAAgaagtattataataaatatccgGATAATCGAGGTCAATCAACATCATTTAATTGTTTCGTTTGTGGTAAACCAGGACATAAAAAATATCAGTGCCGAGGAAATGGAAGAGGAAATATACAAGGACACAGAGGTTACCAAGGACAAAGAGATTATCATGGACAAGGACAGAGAAATTATCAAGGACAAGAACATAGAGGATATCAAGAACAAGGACATGGATCTGGAAGCTGGAATCGGGGGAGAAGTTTTAATAGAGGACAAGGAGGATATAATGGACCGAACAGAGGAACTGGATATAACCAAGGACGTGGACATAGCAGCACAGGAAGACCGGGCCAGAGTACCAACTTTGTAGAAGATGAATCGGCAGCTTTCTATTGTGGAAAT atttaa